A stretch of Elgaria multicarinata webbii isolate HBS135686 ecotype San Diego chromosome 5, rElgMul1.1.pri, whole genome shotgun sequence DNA encodes these proteins:
- the LRRC18 gene encoding leucine-rich repeat-containing protein 18, which yields MAKGGKGPKGKKVTLKVAKNCIKITFDGKQRLDLSKMGITTFPRCILKLADVDELDLSRNMIKKIPDSIEKFQNLRWLDLHSNQIDKLPETIGNLQNLIFLNLCNNKLTARSLPMELSQLKSLRNLNLGLNHIDNLPTTLGALKELQEVGVFDNLLTTIPNSVAKLPKLKKMNTKRNPFPGPTEEELFIDNIKRLETLYVVEEKDLCFPCLRKCQEERDKLNKLKNTVPTPLRKPNFSNLMTPNSLAKENQAEWR from the coding sequence GCCCCAAAGGGAAAAAGGTCACCTTGAAAGTTGCTAAGAACTGCATCAAGATCACATTTGATGGGAAGCAGCGCCTTGATCTGAGCAAGATGGGTATCACAACTTTCCCCAGATGCATCCTCAAACTGGCGGATGTGGATGAACTGGACCTCAGTAGAAACATGATCAAGAAGATCCCAGATTCCATTGAGAAATTCCAAAACCTGCGTTGGCTGGACTTGCACAGCAACCAGATTGATAAGCTGCCTGAAACCATAGGAAACCTACAGAACCTCATTTTCCTGAATCTCTGCAATAACAAGCTAACAGCCCGGAGCTTACCAATGGAGCTGAGCCAGCTCAAGAGCCTGCGTAATCTCAACCTTGGCCTAAACCACATTGACAATCTTCCAACCACTCTGGGGGCTTTAAAGGAGCTTCAGGAAGTTGGAGTATTTGACAATTTACTGACTACTATCCCAAACAGTGTTGCAAAACTCCCAAAGCTCAAGAAAATGAATACGAAGAGAAACCCTTTTCCAGGGCCCACAGAAGAGGAACTCTTTATTGACAATATCAAGCGCCTTGAGACACTATACGTGGTGGAAGAAAAAGATCTTTGCTTCCCATGCTTGAGGAAGTGTCAAGAAGAGAGGGACAAGTTGAACAAGCTGAAGAACACAGTGCCTACCCCTCTCAGAAAGCCAAACTTCTCAAATCTTATGACACCCAATTCCTTGGCAAAGGAGAACCAAGCAGAATGGAGGTGA